The Brassica napus cultivar Da-Ae chromosome C7, Da-Ae, whole genome shotgun sequence genome has a segment encoding these proteins:
- the LOC106348610 gene encoding glycolipid transfer protein 2-like: MKRKRYDMEKKKTELQTAIEELSLFIITKPVDNTETTHIPLRPLLSFCNLIIQVLDKIGPTMAVLRQDIDQNIERLEKVCETDPCVYSNLVEILKKERNEGTYKMVASCSRALLWLTRTMDFTAGLLRLLSKEMSSKMEELVEETYLATLKLHHGWIASAAFRVCLKLVPDNKTFMDAIGGRDESYETLREDIETLSSLLTPILKEIFIVLEQFGLNRLRSM, from the exons atgaagagaaagagatacgatatggagaagaagaagacggaaCTTCAAACGGCCATAGAagagctctctctctttataaTAACTAAACCTGTAGATAACACTGAAACCACACATATTCCCTTGAGGCCTCTTCTCTCCTTCTGCAACTTAATCATTCAAGTGCTTg ATAAGATAGGACCGACAATGGCTGTTCTTAGACAAGACATCGATCAAAATATAGAG AGATTAGAGAAGGTTTGTGAAACAGATCCTTGTGTTTACTCCAACTTGGTTGAGATTCTTAAGAAAGAAAGGAACGAGGGGACATACAAGATGGTTGCTAGTTGCAGTAGAGCTCTTCTTTGGCTCACTAG GACAATGGATTTTACTGCGGGTTTACTACGACTGTTGTCAAAAGAGATGTCGTCAAAAATGGAAGAACTTGTAGAAGAAACCTACTTGGCGACTTTAAAACTGCATCATGGATGGATCGCTTCTGCTGCTTTCAGA GTGTGCTTGAAGCTAGTGCCTGACAATAAAACTTTTATGGACGCGATCGGTGGACGAGACGAGAGCTATGAGACCCTTAGAGAAGATATTGAGACATTAAGCTCATTGTTGACACCTATTCTAAAAGAGATTTTCATTGTTCTG GAACAATTCGGATTGAACAGGTTAAGATCGATGTAA
- the LOC106352150 gene encoding dof zinc finger protein DOF1.2 has translation MMLPYNAHNSYQHQFPSPEIEIPAKWKISYGHEETAPPCPRCASSNTKFCYYNNYSLSQPRYFCKGCRRYWTKGGSLRNIPVGGGCRKRSRSRRQSSHKRFGPNENLPDGLISGSQSSPAGSDIDLAAVFAQYVNAPSPSSTDNTTGSDQDSPVTTTTTTNTHALDSLSWDMYQETDASFGFYGEFNDLTNRIQEDERGVGHFLQEDQEIFEFQGLLDDKDIQEILECSFSEEPEQLISQESFMINGDHWSSTDLTTFGV, from the coding sequence ATGATGTTGCCGTACAACGCACACAACAGTTACCAGCATCAGTTTCCCTCGCCGGAGATTGAAATTCCGGCGAAGTGGAAGATTTCATACGGACACGAAGAGACTGCTCCACCTTGTCCTCGTTGTGCATCTTCCAACACCAAGTTTTGTTATTACAACAACTACAGCTTGTCTCAGCCTAGATACTTCTGCAAAGGGTGCCGTCGTTACTGGACCAAAGGCGGCTCTCTGCGCAACATTCCCGTCGGTGGAGGCTGTCGGAAGAGGAGCCGGAGCAGACGACAGAGCAGTCACAAAAGGTTTGGTCCGAACGAAAATCTGCCAGATGGTCTTATCAGTGGGTCCCAGTCAAGCCCTGCTGGTTCTGATATTGATTTGGCTGCAGTTTTCGCACAGTACGTGAATGCTCCGAGTCCTTCAAGTACTGATAATACCACCGGATCTGATCAAGATTCGCcagtaacaacaacaacaacaacaaacacgcATGCTTTAGATTCTTTGAGCTGGGATATGTACCAAGAAACTGATGCGAGTTTTGGATTCTACGGGGAATTCAACGATCTGACCAACAGGATACAAGAAGATGAACGAGGTGTTGGTCACTTTCTCCAAGAAGATCAAGAGATCTTTGAGTTCCAAGGTTTACTCGATGACAAAGATATTCAAGAGATTCTGGAATGCTCATTCTCTGAGGAGCCAGAGCAGTTAATTTCTCAGGAGAGCTTCATGATCAATGGTGATCACTGGAGTTCAACAGATCTTACAACGTTCGGGGTTTGA